From Sceloporus undulatus isolate JIND9_A2432 ecotype Alabama chromosome 6, SceUnd_v1.1, whole genome shotgun sequence, one genomic window encodes:
- the LOC121932695 gene encoding LOW QUALITY PROTEIN: helicase SRCAP (The sequence of the model RefSeq protein was modified relative to this genomic sequence to represent the inferred CDS: deleted 1 base in 1 codon), with product MQSSPPQQHQTLHTQSTSDKMTGSNPVSPASSGSPASSGSISPPHLTHDSSLDSHLSFDVSKTQNRAVVSAGMYTSPDPASMWDKTHAEIAEQAKHEAEIENRIAEMKKEGFWSLKRLSKVPEPVRPKVHWDYLCEEMQWLSADFAQERRWKRGVARKVVRMVIRHHEEQKQKEERAKREEQAKLRRIASSIAKEVKQFWSNVEKVVQFKQQSRLEEKRKKALDLQLDFIVGQTEKYSDLLTQSLNETLPVPSRSGGSHAGSTASSPPPTTQLIEDEDGDFQPHEESDDEETIEVEEQQEGNDSETQQREIELLKQESELPLEELLQSLPAQILENSFNVSPCASSSDNDEEEEVDSEEEDGQLEKQTSKNLKEKPKPVSQKNKKPWKPDEEDEEFTANEEEAEDEEETIDAEEKLEGDVDHSRELDDLAKEGELPMEELLQKYAGAYASDFEVEESDSSSEASEPTTSEYEEESEEDDSSSHSAEEIDSEQDESEDAMEEEEPSVSQEEDFGVEYLLKQDEDHGGEGDIDSTPAPGPKKEITDIAAAAESLQPKGYTLATTQVKTPIPYLLRGTLREYQHIGLDWLVTMYEKKLNGILADEMGLGKTIQTISLLAHLACEKGSWGPHLIIVPTSVMLNWEMEIKRWCPSFKILTYYGAQKERKLKRQGWTKPNAFHICITSYKLVLQDHQAFRRKNWKYLILDEAQNIKNFKSQRWQSLLNFNSQRRLLLTGTPLQNSLMELWSLMHFLMPHVFQSHREFKEWFSNPLTGMIEGSQEYNENLVKRLHKVLRPFLLRRVKVDVEKQMPKKYEHVIKCRLSKRQRYLYDDFMAQATTKETLATGHFMSVINILMQLRKVCNHPNLFDPRPIHSPFITEGICFNTASLVLHALDNDPFKHVDMGIFDLINLEGRVSRYETDTFLPKWKVTRKLIEEIAESPDPPPRPKPVKMKVNRMLQPVPKPENRTVVLVNSPRPMAPLQRPVAPVLPEPLTPALAPIQHPGPILPGPVQSTTLPVTVSLPVPIPMSPSPVTMSISVPPAARPQTQTLVPTLSQNNTAAALLQGQSSASQVLSLPMTAAQLVPNTPRPLLPPSPISSTSTTSSLKPLPNPMGQQQSVNTLCVSTMGQQQSISTLCVSTVGQQQQSAINPLVVSSGGLQQPVSTFGMSSVVQPPPPINTLGVSPVGQQQPINTLGVLPVSQQQPINTIGVSTVGQQQPITTLGVSTVGQGQPPPINTIGVSTVGQQQQPINTLGVSTVGQLPPINTLGVSTAGQGQQQPINTLGVSPVGQQQPINTMGVSSVGQQQPINTLGVSSVGQPPPINTLGISPVGQQSSNVLGPAPTSTIATGTIGSMMKPMNIHSAVPALSGYNFTTTGPVQQRLLLSPDMQARLPSGEVVSIGQLASLANRPLQSAPGSKPLTFQIQGNKLTLTGTQVRQVTMPQPARQLPRNVVHLVSAGGQHHIISQPAQVALIQAMAQQAGQAPVGVQAVPGHQPPTILPVPATSTAAAAVASTATISVPIAAAQVPSSAMNSSGVVKIVVRQAPRDGLVSASPGPQQPLLRPVTPAATTLPALPAATLMAQRAPIPGSPAQPVRPPTQPLVPLRAPTPAPLQSLVRPMLRMVQTPNPNLEQQLVTTSPPPTVTPFVVTPASAVVDNTSPALASPTTSSPVPREEPEILMLRSTTPTPPPPSILAPRLRRQPPPPPRSPFYLESLEEKRKKQKEERLNRLFRLNEQHCNLVPIYGTEVLHFCTIFPPTPPSWKEEEGSEQGVAVEELELNSSRGAGYTNCYVAQVQRDPHRLEAYWQWADTLTQAILTPQQRIEELTDIIERFIFVMPPVEAPAITMHTSHPPPSLLLQQAVFKETLRQELSPHASCLHRVVCSMRTQFPDLRLIQYDCGKLQTLDILLRQLKAGAHRVLIFTQMTRMLDVLEQFLNYHGHIYLRLDGSTRVEQRQALMERFNADKRIFCFILSTRSGGVGVNLTGADTVVFYDSDWNPTMDAQAQDRCHRIGQTRDVHIYRLISERTVEENILKKANQKRMLGDMAIEGGNFTTAYFKQQTIRELFDMPLDEPAKKEGEVPAVTQEDEEEPMATKQTQILEQALCKAEDPEDIRAATQAKAEQVAELAEFNENIPLDSEDKASKEEEEEMSKAEQEIASLVEQLTPIERYAMNFLEASLEDISREELKQAEEQVEAARKDIDQAKDEVVFKLPEDEDESCLLEETSSKKSKKAKAPNRVASERTGTRMSERLRSTRLPPREGDSGDVESTQARLSSLRHPRVVTDEDDDALPQVAQHTRGAAVRREQVREEKAGHVVLNTRRTVPRREEPWTKVTTTGEKVHKVSQRTEASPGDRVLRTNPHKIETPSVGDKLPQMTPQKMDAGAAGDRVLKGSPPKIEAKPASGKFPESSLQVTDSGLNKALRLVPQKSEKASGLVKLQSSSSTSEASVSETQISQINLQECDEEVTKFKANVKEKKQRETPQLNSSAPEFHIAENISSMELPVFQVQDSLMAANLLEPWKTADAGKTIPVIPATEEMASSPVPPITTPELYCENKPEAACEIDMRLREQKEILCKPEEEMDKIASYSASEEELVNSAEEASRKEATQEVVSSDDGDRKVTGALPVKDSEEAAAIVMPIFDSETPKTVFTSLDHSVAAASSLLRIETLPCVKEQNGLQQPPKPVELPSDLTEESHPEISTVTALLTAEAASNKSNSLSESPKQSQGIVEKNLYGDEQQVKEAKSTTISPGAVSLQESSPVAGLCTGTVSSDESESLSPIKAPRRRTSADVQIRQSYQDQDGPAAKVLRKLPGRLVTVVEEKELIRRRRNRVHKLSVSDDAVVSPSNSSSQEMSEPDSSSSGKELPLLRDLPARRRIEMESRAAAKERDESSRGELFVSPSTEPVKRKRGRPPKIKVTEQQSPLILHTPLEPTLEVNPQSRLPEPETQTQSKISEEKVPENQLQTKATEPNVPQSQPQSKNSERKFSDMQPQNKNTQQKVSETQLQKKTSEQKLPEIQPQNKTTEKKVSDTQPHNKTSERKVAETQPENKTSEKKTSTQKSPKSKASSQNDSPVEKKRRGRPPKIRESSIVSSKTSVSKTLSAPSTKPDLPPQVQKQLQKSCASITVTETTSEIHESADLAPKTTLVTKTSPKARNRTAMHPKSTSLSKPVPKAQELLATSPKLLSKSSTEECETLATPSRVVCATETSTEIQEKPSLFPLPHTPAKTSLLLDSPPKRKRGRPPKNPSPCVEAEPSPASTSDQETSPKMQTLAPPVRKRRRQKRKDELGSSLPGHNWSSSEGEDTRPLTRLARLKRDEKPESCTESLVQSSPKHVSMEGASSADSNAWEEPYSDTPARSTRLRPGSLVPPLERETQRRKRRCSLEGSRVSNRSKSPVPQGSSEQEGRESDSSPKSSLESNGNSCVQEPKRQCCEAREHGRGKGRRQNHNGGTADRVLRSAVKPADSADVPTRKAGTGSASVSAGGVSGVVPPSSTPFPAAPVTSSLSNRGRKPKT from the exons ATGCAGAGCAGTCCTCCCCAACAGCACCAGACACTGCACACACAG AGTACATCAGACAAAATGACAGGCAGCAATCCAGTGTCACCAGCCTCCTCGGGCTCACCTGCCTCGAGTGGTAGCATCTCCCCACCACATCTTACTCACGATTCCTCTCTGGACAGTCACCTCAGTTTTGATGTTTCCAAGACACAAAACAGAGCCGTCGTGTCAGCTGGGATGTACACCTCACCTGACCCAGCAAGCATGTGGGACAAGACCCATGCAGAAATTGCTGAGCAGGCCAAGCAC GAGGCAGAGATTGAGAATCGCATTGCAGAAATGAAAAAGGAGGGATTCTGGTCTCTGAAAAGGCTTTCAAAGGTCCCTGAGCCAGTTCGGCCTAAAGTGCACTGGGATTATCTTTGTGAAGAGATGCAGTGGCTCTCAGCTGATTTTGCCCAAGAGCGCCGCTGGAAGAGGGGTGTGGCAAGAAAG GTTGTGCGCATGGTGATCAGGCATCATGAAGAGCAGAAGCAGAAAGAAGAACGAGCCAAACGAGAGGAACAGGCTAAGCTGCGCCGTATTGCCTCATCCATTGCCAAAGAGGTCAAACAGTTCTGGAGCAATGTTGAGAAG GTTGTGCAATTTAAGCAGCAGTCACGTCTGGAGGAGAAACGGAAAAAAGCCTTGGACCTGCAACTTGACTTCATAGTGGGCCAGACAGAAAAATACTCAGATCTGCTAACCCAAAGCCTCAATGAGACTCTTCCGGTTCCCAGCAGGAGTGGTGGCTCACATGCTGGGTCCACTGCCTCTAGCCCACCACCCACCACTCAACTTATTGAGGATGAAG ATGGGGATTTCCAACCTCATGAGGAATCAGATGACGAGGAGACAATTGAAGTGGAAGAACAGCAGGAAGGGAATGATTCAGAGACTCAGCAACGGGAGATAGAGCTGCTAAAGCAGGAGAGTGAGCTGCCCTTAgaggagctgctgcagtcactgCCAGCCCAAATTTTAGAGAACTCTTTCAATGTGTCGCCTTGTGCCTCAAGTTCTGACaatgatgaagaagaggaggttgACAGTGAAGAGGAAGATGGGCAATTGGAAAAACAGACGTCCAAGAACTTAAAG GAAAAGCCGAAGCCTGTTTCACAGAAGAATAAAAAACCCTGGAagcctgatgaagaagatgaggaaTTCACTGCTAATGAAGAAGAGG ctgaagatgaagaagaaacaaTAGATGCTGAAGAAAAGCTGGAAGGTGATGTGGATCACAGTAGAGAGCTGGATGACTTGGCCAAGGAAG GTGAGCTGCCCATGGAGGAGTTGCTGCAGAAATATGCTGGTGCTTATGCCTCAGACTTTGAAGTGGAGGAGTCAGACTCTTCATCTGAAGCCTCAGAGCCTACTACTTCAGAGTATGAGGAGGAATCTGAGGAAGATGACAGCAGTAGTCATTCAG CAGAAGAGATAGACAGTGAGCAGGATGAAAGTGAAGatgccatggaggaggaggaaccttCAGTGAGCCAGGAAGAGGACTTTGGGGTTGAGTACCTCTTGAAACAGGATGAAGATCATGGTGGTGAGGGAGACATTGATTCAACTCCAGCTCCTGGGCCCAAGAAGGAGATCACAGACatcgcagcagcagcagagagccTGCAGCCCAAAGGATATACCTTGGCAACTACACAG GTTAAAACACCCATTCCCTACCTTTTGCGTGGGACACTGCGAGAATACCAACACATTGGTCTGGACTGGTTGGTTACCATGTATGAAAAGAAACTCAATGGTATTCTGGCTGATGAGATGGGGCTTGGCAAAACAATCCAGACAATTTCCCTGCTGGCACATCTAGCCTGTGAAAAGG GCAGTTGGGGCCCTCACCTGATCATCGTTCCCACCAGTGTGATGCTGAACTGGGAGATGGAAATCAAACGCTGGTGCCCCAGTTTCAAGATCCTTACATACTACGGGGCACAGAAAGAACGTAAGCTAAAGCGTCAG GGGTGGACCAAGCCTAATGCCTTCCATATCTGCATCACCTCCTACAAGCTCGTGCTGCAAGACCACCAGGCCTTTCGCCGCAAGAATTGGAAGTATCTGATCTTGGATGAGGCTCAGAATATCAAGAACTTCAAATCGCAACGCTGGCAGTCCTTGCTCAACTTCAACAG CCAGAGGCGACTGCTGCTCACTGGAACCCCTCTCCAGAATAGCCTGATGGAGCTGTGGTCCCTCATGCACTTCCTGATGCCCCATGTCTTCCAGTCACACCGCGAGTTCAAGGAATGGTTTTCCAACCCCCTTACAGGCATGATTGAGGGTAGCCAGGAATACAATGAGAACCTAGTCAAAAGGCTGCACAAG GTGCTGCGGCCATTCCTCCTGCGAAGGGTGAAGGTGGATGTAGAGAAGCAAATGCCAAAGAAATACGAGCATGTTATCAAGTGTCGCCTCTCCAAGCGTCAGCGCTACCTCTATGACGATTTCATGGCCCAGGCTAC CACCAAGGAGACCTTGGCAACAGGCCATTTCATGAGTGTCATCAACATCTTGATGCAGCTTCGTAAGGTCTGCAACCACCCTAACCTGTTTGACCCACGGCCTATCCACTCACCGTTTATCACAGAGGGCATCTGCTTCAACACAGCGTCCCTTGTCCTGCACGCTCTTGATAATGACCCATTTAAG CACGTGGACATGGGCATCTTCGATCTTATCAACTTGGAAGGCCGTGTGTCCCGTTATGAAACAGACACATTCCTGCCCAAGTGGAAGGTAACCAGGAAACTGATTGAGGAGATTGCTGAGTCTCCAGACCCTCCTCCCAGACCCAAGCCAGTCAAGATGAAAGTGAACAG GATGCTGCAGCCAGTGCCCAAGCCAGAGAATCGTACTGTGGTGCTAGTAAACAGCCCTCGCCCCATGGCACCCCTACAGAGACCTGTAGCTCCTGTGCTACCAGAGCCACTGACTCCTGCTCTAGCCCCCATTCAGCATCCAGGCCCAATCTTGCCAGGGCCTGTGCAGTCTACCACGCTCCCTGTTACGGTGTCTCTCCCTGTGCCCATCCCCATGTCTCCCTCACCGGTCACCATGTCAATATCAGTGCCTCCTGCTGCCAGACCACAAACCCAAACACTAGTGCCTACTCTGAGCCAGAACAACACAGCTGCTGCCTTGCTGCAGGGCCAGTCCTCTGCTTCACAGG TTTTGTCCCTGCCAATGACTGCAGCTCAGCTGGTCCCAAACACTCCACGACCCCTTCTCCCTCCAAGTCCTATTTCTTCCACTTCCACCACTTCCTCacttaaacctctgccaaacccTATGGGGCAGCAGCAGTCCGTCAACACCCTGTGTGTGTCGACTATGGGGCAACAGCAGTCCATCAGCACCCTATGTGTATCCACTGTGGGACAGCAGCAACAGTCTGCCATTAATCCCTTGGTAGTGTCTTCTGGAGGGCTGCAGCAGCCTGTCAGCACCTTTGGAATGTCCTCTGTGGTGCAGCCACCACCACCCATTAACACCTTGGGGGTGTCCCCTGTGGGTCAGCAGCAGCCCATCAACACCTTGGGGGTTTTGCCTGTGAGTCAGCAGCAGCCCATCAACACCATAGGAGTTTCCACAGTGGGTCAGCAACAGCCCATCACCACTTTAGGTGTTTCCACAGTGGGGCAGGGGCAACCACCACCCATTAACACCATAGGGGTGTCCACTGTggggcagcaacagcagcccatTAACACATTGGGAGTTTCCACTGTGGGGCAGTTGCCACCCATTAATACTCTGGGGGTTTCCACTGCGGGGCAGGGACAACAGCAGCCCATTAACACATTGGGAGTGTCCCCTGTGGGGCAACAGCAACCCATTAACACGATGGGAGTGTCCTCTGTGGGGCAACAGCAGCCCATTAACACCTTGGGAGTGTCCTCTGTGGGTCAGCCCCCACCCATTAACACATTGGGGATTTCTCCTGTGGGGCAGCAGTCATCTAACGTTTTGGGTCCAGCCCCTACCAGCACCATCGCCACAGGCACCATTGGTAGCATGATGAAGCCCATGAATATCCATTCTGCTGTACCTGCTTTGTCTGGCTACAACTTCACTACAACTGGACCTGTGCAGCAGAGGCTTCTACTCTCCCCGGATATGCAGGCACGATTACCCT CTGGTGAAGTGGTGAGCATTGGACAGCTTGCATCCCTGGCCAACCGGCCCCTCCAGAGTGCTCCAGGCAGTAAACCCCTCACCTTCCAAATCCAAGGCAACAAACTTACCTTGACAGGTACACAGGTGCGCCAGGTCACTATGCCTCAGCCAGCCCGACAGCTGCCAA GGAATGTAGTTCACTTGGTGTCTGCTGGAGGCCAGCACCACATCATCAGCCAACCAGCTCAAGTGGCTTTGATCCAGGCTATGGCCCAGCAGGCTGGGCAGGCACCAGTTGGTGTGCAGGCTGTGCCAGGCCACCAGCCCCCTACCATCCTGCCAGTCCCAGCTACCAGCACAGCTGCTGCAGCTGTTGCCTCCACAGCAACCATCAGTGTCCCCATTGCTGCCGCCCAAG TGCCCTCTTCAGCAATGAATAGCTCTGGAGTGGTAAAGATTGTGGTACGCCAGGCTCCTCGAGATGGTTTGGTATCCGCCTCACCTGGCCCACAGCAGCCACTTCTGCGCCCTGTGACACCAGCTGCCACTACCCTGCCTGCACTTCCAGCTGCAACCCTTATGGCTCAGCGAGCTCCAATCCCAGGCAGTCCTGCACAACCAGTCAGGCCACCCACTCAGCCACTGGTGCCACTGAGGGCACCCACACCAGCTCCTCTACAGTCTCTTGTGAGGCCTATGCTGCGAATGGTACAGACGCCAAACCCCAACCTGGAGCAGCAGTTGG TTACAACATCCCCTCCTCCTACAGTGACTCCGTTTGTTGTCACCCCAGCCTCTGCTGTTGTTGACAATACCTCCCCTGCTTTGGCTTCCCCAACCACCTCAAGTCCAGTGCCCAGGGAAGAACCAGAGATTTTAATGCTGCGCTCCACAACACCCACACCCCCTCCCCCTTCTATTCTGGCCCCAAGACTTCGGCGACAACCCCCTCCACCACCCCGCTCACCCTTTTACCTG GAATCACTTGAAGAGAAGCggaagaagcagaaggaagaaCGCCTCAACCGTCTTTTCCGCCTCAATGAGCAGCACTGCAACCTTGTACCTATTTATGGTACTGAGGTGCTGCACTTTTGTACCATCTTTCCTCCAACTCCCCCTTcttggaaggaggaagagggaagtgAGCAAGGTGTGGCAGTTGAAGAACTAGAACTTAACAGCTCAAGAGGAGCTGGTTATACCAACTGCTATGTAGCTCAAGTTCAAAGGGACCCCCACCGCCTTGAGGCCTACTGGCAGTGGGCAGATACCTTGACTCAGGCTATCCTGACACCTCAGCAGCGAATTGAAGAACTGACAGACATTATAGAGAG GTTCATTTTCGTTATGCCTCCTGTGGAGGCTCCCGCCATCACCATGCACACCTCTCACCCACCTCCATCACTCCTGCTTCAGCAGGCTGTCTTCAAGGAGACACTGCGGCAGGAACTCTCACCCCATGCCAGTTGCCTGCATCGTGTTGTTTGCAGCATGAGGACTCAGTTCCCTGACCTCCGCCTCATCCAGTATGACTGTG GAAAGCTGCAAACCTTAGATATTTTGCTACGGCAGCTCAAGGCTGGAGCACACAGAGTCCTAATTTTCACACAGATGACTCGTATGTTGGATGTACTGGAGCAATTTCTTAATTATCATGGGCATATCTATCTGAGGCTGGATGGGAGCACCCGTGTGGAGCAACGACAG GCACTCATGGAGCGTTTCAATGCAGACAAACGCATCTTCTGTTTCATCTTGTCGACACGTAGCGGTGGTGTGGGAGTGAACTTGACAGGTGCCGACACCGTGGTGTTCTATGATAGTGACTGGAACCCCACCATGGATGCCCAGGCCCAGGATCGTTGCCACCGGATTGGGCAGACACGGGATGTTCATATCTACAG GCTGATCAGTGAAAGGACAGTGGAGGAAAATATCCTGAAGAAGGCAAATCAGAAGAGGATGCTGGGAGATATGGCTATCGAGGGGGGCAATTTCACTACTGCCTATTTCAAGCAG CAAACCATTCGTGAGCTTTTTGACATGCCACTTGATGAACCAGCTAAGAAAGAAGGGGAGGTCCCAGCTGTAACacaggaggatgaagaggagcccaTGGCCACCAAGCAGACCCAGATTTTGGAGCAG GCACTTTGCAAGGCAGAGGACCCTGAAGATATCCGGGCAGCCACCCAGGCCAAGGCAGAGCAAGTGGCTGAGCTGGCAGAATTCAATGAGAACATCCCCTTGGACTCAGAGGACAAGGcaagcaaggaagaggaggaggagatgtcaAAGGCAGAGCAGGAGATTGCTTCCCTGGTAGAACAG CTCACCCCCATTGAGCGCTATGCTATGAACTTCCTGGAGGCATCTCTAGAGGACATCAGTCGAGAGGAATTAAAGCAGGCAGAG GAACAAGTAGAAGCAGCCCGCAAAGATATTGATCAGGCTAAGGATGAGGTTGTCTTCAAGCTgcctgaagatgaagatgaaagcTGTCTCCTTGAGGAGACTTCCAGCAAGAAGAGCAAAAAAGCAAAGGCTCCTAACCGTGTAGCGTCAGAGAGGACAGGCACACGTATGAGTGAAAGACTGCGTAGCACCCGCCTTCCACCACGAGAGGGTGACAGTGGGGACGTGGAATCTACCCAAGCAAGGCTGTCCAGTCTTCGGCATCCTCGAGTGGTAactgatgaggatgatgatgctCTACCCCAAGTAGCTCAGCACACACGAGGTGCTGCTGTGCGTAGAGAGCAAGTGCGGGAGGAGAAGGCAGGTCATGTTGTCTTGAACACTCGGAGAACTGTACCCCGTCGAGAGGAGCCATGGACTAAGGTCACAACTACTGGGGAGAAGGTACACAAAGTCTCACAAAGAACAGAAGCTTCTCCTGGTGACAGAGTTTTGAGAACTAATCCCCACAAGATAGAGACCCCATCTGTTGGGGATAAGTTACCCCAAATGACTCCACAGAAAATGGATGCAGGAGCTGCTGGTGACAGAGTTCTGAAAGGCAGCCCTCCAAAAATAGAAGCCAAACCTGCTAGTGGTAAGTTCCCAGAAAGTTCTCTCCAGGTAACAGACTCTGGTTTGAATAAAGCACTAAGGTTAGTCCCACAGAAGTCTGAAAAAGCCTCTGGTTTGGTTAAACTGCAATCCAGCTCATCTACATCTGAGGCATCAGTATCTGAGACACAGATCTCACAGATTAATCTACAGGAGTGTGATGAAGAAGTGACCAAATTCAAAGCAAatgtgaaagagaaaaaacaaagggAAACTCCCCAACTCAATTCATCAGCCCCTGAGTTCCATATTGCAGAGAATATCTCAAGTATGGAGTTACCAGTATTTCAGGTACAAGATTCTCTAATGGCTGCAAATTTATTGGAGCCATGGAAAACAGCTGATGCTGGGAAGACCATCCCAGTGATCCCAGCCACTGAAGAAATGGCATCAAGCCCAGTACCTCCCATTACCACTCCAGAGCTATATTGTGAGAACAAGCCTGAGGCTGCCTGTGAGATTGACATGCGATTGAGGGAACAAAAGGAGATCTTGTGCAAGccagaagaagaaatggataAGATTGCCAGTTATAGTGCTTCAGAAGAAGAATTGGTGAACTCTGCGGAGGAGGCATCCAGGAAGGAGGCTACTCAAGAAGTGGTATCTTCTGATGATGGTGATAGAAAAGTGACAGGTGCGCTTCCTGTTAAAGATTCCGAGGAAGCAGCTGCTATTGTAATGCCTATATTTGATAGTGAGACCCCCAAAACAGTATTCACTTCCCTTGACCACTCTGTGGCAGCTGCTAGCTCCCTTCTTCGCATAGAAACGTTACCTTGTGTCAAGGAACAGAATGGTTTGCAGCAGCCTCCAAAACCTGTAGAGCTGCCTTCAGACTTGACAGAGGAGTCCCATCCTGAAATTTCCACTGTAACTGCATTGCTCACCGCAGAGGCAGCTAGCAATAAAAGCAACAGCCTCAGTGAGTCACCCAAGCAGAGTCAAGGAATAGTGGAAAAAAACCTTTATGGAGATGAGCAGCAGGTCAAAGAGGCAAAGAGTACCACCATCTCTCCAGGTGCTGTCTCTTTACAAGAAAGTTCACCAGTTGCCGGACTCTGTACAGGAACTGTCTCTTCAGATGAGAGTGAGAGTCTTtcaccaatcaaagcaccccgccGTCGAACCAGTGCTGATGTGCAGATCCGGCAGAGTTATCAAGACCAGGATGGTCCTGCTGCCAAAGTCCTACGGAAGTTGCCAGGGAGGCTGGTCACAGTGGTGGAGGAAAAAGAGCTGATTCGACGTCGCCGTAATCGTGTGCACAAGCTGAGTGTATCTGATGATGCTGTGGTGAGTCCGAGCAACAGCTCATCCCAGGAAATGTCTGAGCCGGATAGTTCGTCTTCTGGTAAAGAGTTGCCACTGTTGCGTGACTTGCCTGCCCGTCGGAGAATTGAGATGGAGAGCCGAGCAGCAGCTAAGGAGAGAGATGAGAGCTCAAGAGGTGAGCTTTTTGTTAGCCCTTCTACTGAGCCTGTCAAACGCAAGCGAGGACGTCCTCCCAAGATCAAGGTCACAGAGCAGCAAAGTCCACTCATCCTTCATACTCCTCTTGAGCCAACTTTGGAAGTCAACCCACAGAGCAGATTGCCAGAGCCTGAGACCCAGACCCAAAGTAAGATCTCTGAAGAGAAGGTGCCTGAGAACCAACTCCAAACTAAAGCCACTGAGCCGAATGTGCCCCAATCCCAACCCCAGAGTAAGAACTCTGAAAGGAAGTTTTCTGATATGCAACCACAAAATAAGAACACTCAGCAGAAGGTGTCAGAAACCCAACTCCAAAAGAAGACCTCTGAGCAGAAGCTGCCTGAGATCCAACCTCAGAATAAGACCACCGAGAAGAAGGTATCTGACACCCAACCCCACAATAAGACCTCTGAACGGAAAGTGGCTGAGACTCAACCTGAGAATAAAACCTCTGAAAAGAAAACATCCACACAGAAGTCTCCCAAGAGTAAGGCGAGTAGCCAGAATGACTCTCCTGTGGAGAAAAAACGGCGTGGCCGC CCCCCCAAAATACGAGAGTCCTCCATTGTTTCTTCTAAGACTTCTGTTTCAAAAACACTGTCAGCCCCATCTACAAAGCCTGACTTACCCCCCCAGGTACAAAAACAGCTGCAGAAGTCCTGTGCATCCATCACTGTAACAGAGACAACATCTGAGATACATGAGTCAGCGGACCTGGCTCCCAAAACTACTTTAGTCACAAAAACAAGCCCTAAAGCACGAAACCGAACAGCCATGCATCCCAAATCCACATCACTATCAAAACCAGTTCCTAAGGCACAAGAACTGTTGGCCACTTCCCCTAAACTTCTTTCCAAATCATCCACAGAGGAGTGTGAAACTCTTGCTACTCCCTCCAGAGTGGTCTGTGCAACAGAAACTTCCACAGAGATACAAGAGAAGCCTTCTCTATTCCCTCTGCCACATACGCCTGCCAAAACTTCCCTGTTGCTAGATTCTCCACCGAAACGGAAGAGGGGGCGGCCCCCAAAGAACCCTTCTCCATGCGTGGAGGCAGAACCATCTCCTGCTTCCACCTCTGACCAAGAGACCTCCCCTAAGATGCAGACATTAGCCCCTCCTGTCCGTAAGCGGCGGAGGCAAAAGAGGAAGGATGAACTTGGCTCATCGTTGCCTGGCCATAACTGGAGCTCATCGGAGGGTGAGGATACACGCCCGCTCACCAGGCTAGCTCGGCTCAAGCGTGATGAGAAGCCAGAGTCCTGTACTGAGAGTTTAGTTCAGTCCTCCCCAAAGCATGTGAGTATGGAGGGTGCCTCATCAGCTGACAGCAATGCCTGGGAAGAACCTTACAGTGACACTCCTGCCCGTTCTACCCGCCTGCGGCCTGGCAGCCTCGTTCCACCACTGGAACGGGAGACTCAGCGGCGAAAACGACGCTGTTCGTTGGAGGGCAGTCGGGTAAGCAACAGGAGCAAGTCACCTGTTCCCCAAGGTTCTTCAGAGCAGGAGGGCAGAGAATCAGATTCCTCCCCAAAGTCCTCCCTAGAGTCAAATGGTAACAGCTGTGTCCAGGAGCCCAAGCGCCAGTGCTGTGAAGCCAGGGAGCATGGCAGAGGGAAGGGGCGGAGGCAAAACCACAACGGTGGCACTGCCGACCGGGTCCTCCGTAGTGCAGTGAAGCCTGCTGATAGTGCTGATGTTCCCACAAGGAAGGCGGGCACAGGTTCTGCTTCTGTCTCAGCTGGGGGAGTCTCTGGGGTGGTCCCTCCATCCAGCACCCCCTTCCCAGCTGCCCCAGTTACCTCTTCTCTAAGTAACAGAGGTCGCAAACCCAAAACGTGA
- the TMEM265 gene encoding transmembrane protein 265: METRNGSLPQDGVETSVMITSEMDPPAKPSPLRMHGLRNLAIASIICGCSCLGVLALIYAVKANEKQKAGSQELALRWAQKSRCLSVLSISVWLGLLILVPMSMVLLSYLLSQAE; the protein is encoded by the exons ATGGAAACTAGAAATGGAAGCCTTCCTCAAGATGGAGTGGAGACCTCTGTGATGATCACCTCAGAGATGGACCCTCCGGCCAAGCCCTCACCTTTACGGATGCACGGCCTCCGCAACCTGGCAATAGCTAGCATCATCTGTGGCTGTTCTTGTCTTGGAGTCCTAGCACTGATCTACGCAGTCAAG GCTAATGAGAAACAGAAAGCTGGCTCCCAAGAACTGGCGCTTCGCTGGGCCCAGAAATCTCGGTGCCTGTCCGTCTTGAGCATCAGCGTCTGGCTGGGGCTTCTCATTCTGGTGCCCATGTCGATGGTCTTACTTTCTTACCTCTTGTCGCAAGCGGAATGA